A genome region from Deltaproteobacteria bacterium includes the following:
- a CDS encoding gamma carbonic anhydrase family protein produces MILEHRGKRPHIHASAYVAPNATVCGDVTVGAESRVLFGAVLTAESGPVTIGERCIIMENAVIRGVAHHPASLGDHVLVGPHAHLSGCRVEDDVFIATGACIFNGATIGARATVRIRGIVHIRTRIHADTVVPIGWVALGDPVRLFSPKDHEEISKLLAGLDFARTVFGDQAAPRGETRMPERSRRYARALGAHKDDRIVEP; encoded by the coding sequence ATGATCCTCGAGCATCGCGGGAAACGGCCCCACATCCACGCCTCGGCCTACGTCGCGCCCAACGCCACCGTCTGCGGTGACGTGACCGTCGGCGCCGAGAGCCGCGTCCTTTTCGGCGCCGTCCTCACCGCCGAGAGCGGCCCGGTCACGATCGGCGAGCGGTGCATCATCATGGAGAACGCGGTGATCCGCGGCGTCGCGCACCATCCCGCGTCGCTCGGCGACCACGTGCTGGTCGGGCCGCACGCGCATCTCAGCGGCTGCCGCGTCGAGGACGACGTCTTCATCGCCACCGGTGCCTGCATCTTCAACGGCGCCACCATCGGCGCGCGCGCGACCGTCCGCATCCGCGGCATCGTGCACATCCGGACGCGGATTCATGCCGACACGGTCGTGCCGATCGGCTGGGTGGCGCTCGGCGATCCGGTGCGCCTCTTCTCGCCCAAGGACCACGAGGAGATCTCGAAGCTGCTCGCCGGGCTCGACTTCGCGCGCACCGTGTTCGGCGACCAGGCGGCGCCGCGCGGCGAGACCCGCATGCCCGAGCGCAGCCGGCGCTACGCGCGCGCGCTCGGCGCGCACAAGGACGACCGCATTGTCGAGCCCTGA